From one Pseudactinotalea sp. HY158 genomic stretch:
- a CDS encoding acetylornithine transaminase encodes MSDLIAGTTQAATAAQWQERYAGALMNTFGAPQRVLVRGEGAYVWDADGRRYLDLLAGIAVNCLGHTHPTLTGAIAAQFNTLGHVSNFFATPTQIALAERLLALAEPGGAPAGSKVFFTNSGTEAIEAAFKLARKHGGQRRPRVLAAEGAFHGRSMGALALTYKSAYKDPFGSLPGGVTHVPFGDAEAIGRELAAGDVAAVVLEPIQGEAGVRLPPPGYLAQVRELTRAAGALLILDEVQTGMGRCGAWMAHHLPEIGGGIVPDAIALAKGLGGGFPVGALVTLGADVSGVFTPGNHGTTFGGNPMAAAAGLATIHVIERDDLLAAVRERGEQLRAGITALPQASGEHALIRGVRGEGLLLGVELTAPIGPAVVTAALEAGFIVNAAAPTVVRLAPPFILSAAQAQDFIDALPAILAAAERATGDAQSNGGAA; translated from the coding sequence GGCACGACCCAGGCGGCCACCGCCGCGCAGTGGCAGGAGCGCTATGCCGGCGCCCTGATGAACACGTTCGGCGCGCCCCAGCGCGTGCTCGTGCGCGGGGAGGGGGCCTACGTGTGGGACGCCGACGGCCGCCGCTACCTCGACCTGCTCGCCGGGATCGCGGTCAACTGCCTCGGCCACACCCACCCGACGCTCACCGGCGCGATCGCCGCCCAGTTCAACACGCTCGGGCACGTGTCGAACTTCTTCGCCACCCCCACCCAGATCGCGCTCGCCGAGCGGCTGCTGGCCCTCGCCGAGCCGGGCGGCGCGCCGGCCGGGTCGAAGGTGTTCTTCACGAACTCCGGCACCGAGGCGATCGAGGCCGCGTTCAAGCTCGCGCGCAAGCACGGCGGGCAGCGGCGGCCCCGGGTCCTCGCCGCCGAGGGGGCCTTCCACGGCCGCAGCATGGGCGCCCTCGCCCTCACCTACAAGAGTGCCTACAAGGACCCGTTCGGGTCGCTGCCGGGCGGCGTGACCCACGTGCCCTTCGGCGACGCCGAGGCGATCGGGCGCGAGCTGGCCGCCGGCGACGTGGCCGCGGTCGTGCTCGAACCCATCCAGGGGGAGGCGGGCGTGCGCCTGCCGCCCCCGGGCTACCTGGCGCAGGTGCGCGAGCTCACGCGCGCCGCCGGGGCCCTGCTCATCCTCGACGAGGTGCAGACCGGCATGGGCCGGTGCGGCGCCTGGATGGCCCATCACCTGCCCGAGATCGGCGGCGGCATCGTGCCGGACGCGATCGCGCTGGCCAAGGGCCTCGGCGGCGGCTTCCCCGTCGGCGCGCTCGTCACGCTCGGCGCGGACGTCTCCGGGGTGTTCACCCCGGGCAACCACGGCACGACCTTCGGCGGCAACCCGATGGCGGCCGCCGCCGGCCTCGCCACGATCCACGTGATCGAACGCGACGACCTGCTCGCGGCCGTCCGCGAGCGGGGCGAGCAGCTGCGCGCCGGCATCACCGCCCTGCCGCAGGCCTCCGGGGAGCACGCCCTCATCCGCGGCGTCCGCGGCGAGGGGCTCCTGCTCGGGGTCGAGCTCACGGCACCGATCGGCCCGGCGGTCGTGACCGCCGCGCTCGAGGCCGGCTTCATCGTCAACGCCGCCGCGCCGACCGTGGTGCGGCTCGCGCCCCCGTTCATCCTCTCCGCCGCGCAGGCCCAGGACTTCATCGACGCGCTGCCGGCGATCCTCGCCGCGGCCGAGCGCGCCACCGGGGACGCCCAGTCGAACGGGGGCGCGGCATGA
- a CDS encoding arginine repressor: MSVPATKTARHALIRRLIAGHAVRSQAELRDLLAGAGVTSTQATVSRDLEELRAYKVRAGDGQRYAVPAEGSPAPGADPDAEHLAARLARLLGDLLVSAEPSANLVVLRTPPGAAQFLASAIDTSILPSVLGTIAGDDTVLVITAEPDGGRATAARFLELAHPNARILDQKVQEA, encoded by the coding sequence GTGAGCGTTCCCGCCACGAAGACCGCCCGGCACGCGCTCATCCGCCGGCTCATCGCCGGTCACGCCGTGCGCTCCCAGGCGGAGCTGCGCGACCTGCTCGCGGGCGCGGGGGTGACCTCCACGCAGGCGACCGTCTCCCGCGACCTGGAGGAGCTGCGCGCCTATAAGGTGCGGGCCGGCGACGGGCAGCGCTACGCCGTCCCGGCCGAGGGGAGCCCCGCGCCGGGCGCCGACCCGGACGCCGAGCACCTCGCGGCCCGGCTGGCCCGGCTCCTGGGCGACCTGCTCGTCTCCGCCGAGCCGTCGGCGAACCTCGTGGTGCTGCGCACCCCGCCCGGGGCCGCCCAGTTCCTCGCCTCGGCGATCGACACCTCCATCCTGCCCAGCGTGCTGGGCACCATCGCGGGCGACGACACGGTGCTCGTGATCACCGCCGAGCCCGACGGGGGGCGCGCGACCGCCGCCCGATTCCTCGAACTCGCTCATCCCAACGCTCGAATCCTCGATCAGAAAGTGCAGGAAGCATGA
- the argF gene encoding ornithine carbamoyltransferase, translating into MTRHLLADDDLTSAEQREVLTRAAALKADRFADRSLAGPRSVAVIFDKPTLRTQLSFTVGISELGGYPVMVDGGLAQIGTRESIADVTRVLTRQVAAIVWRTYGQDRIEEMAGAATVPVVNALTDDFHPCQILADLLTIAEHTGGLAGGVDGAGPALAGRTLAYLGDGGNNMAHSYLLGGALAGLDVRIGAPAGYRPRADLLARAEAIAATTGGSITVTDDPGAAVSGADAVATDTWVSMGQEDEASERLAPFRPFQLDGDVLALAAPAAVVLHCLPAYRGKEITAEVLDGPRSVVWDEAENRLHAQKAVLSFLLDHTGGPGARL; encoded by the coding sequence ATGACCCGCCACCTCCTCGCCGACGACGACCTGACCAGCGCCGAGCAGCGCGAGGTGCTCACCCGCGCCGCCGCCCTCAAGGCCGACCGGTTCGCCGATCGCAGCCTCGCCGGCCCGCGGTCCGTGGCGGTCATCTTCGACAAGCCGACGCTGCGCACCCAGCTCTCGTTCACGGTCGGCATCAGCGAACTCGGCGGCTACCCGGTCATGGTCGACGGCGGCCTCGCCCAGATCGGCACCCGGGAGTCGATCGCCGACGTCACCCGCGTGCTCACCCGGCAGGTCGCCGCGATCGTCTGGCGCACGTACGGGCAGGACCGCATCGAGGAGATGGCCGGCGCCGCCACCGTGCCGGTCGTCAACGCCCTGACCGACGACTTCCACCCGTGCCAGATCCTCGCCGACCTGCTCACGATCGCCGAGCACACCGGTGGGCTCGCCGGGGGTGTGGACGGCGCGGGGCCCGCCCTCGCCGGGCGCACCCTGGCCTACCTCGGCGACGGCGGCAACAACATGGCCCACTCCTACCTCCTCGGCGGCGCGCTCGCGGGCCTGGACGTGCGCATCGGCGCCCCCGCCGGCTACCGGCCCCGGGCCGACCTGCTCGCCCGCGCCGAGGCGATCGCCGCGACGACCGGCGGCTCGATCACCGTGACCGACGACCCCGGCGCCGCCGTGTCCGGGGCCGACGCGGTGGCCACGGACACGTGGGTGTCGATGGGCCAGGAGGACGAGGCCTCCGAACGGCTCGCGCCGTTTCGACCCTTCCAGCTCGACGGCGACGTGCTCGCCCTGGCGGCACCGGCCGCCGTCGTGCTGCACTGCCTGCCCGCCTACCGGGGCAAGGAGATCACGGCCGAGGTCCTCGACGGGCCCCGATCCGTGGTCTGGGACGAGGCGGAGAACCGGCTGCACGCCCAGAAGGCGGTGCTCTCGTTCCTCCTCGACCACACGGGCGGACCCGGGGCGCGGCTGTGA
- a CDS encoding argininosuccinate synthase — protein MTKDRVVLAYSGGLDTSVAIGWIGEATGAEVVAVAVDVGQGGEDLEVIRQRALDCGAVEAYVADARDEFANEYCMPALKANALYMDAYPLVSAISRPVIVKHLVRAARQFGATTVAHGCTGKGNDQVRFEVGITSLAPDLSCIAPVRDLALTREKAIAYAEQHSLPIETTKSNPFSIDQNVWGRAIETGFLEDIWNGPTKDVYSYTDDPGFPPVEDEVVITFARGIPVAIDGRAVTPLQAIQELNRRGGAQGVGRIDIVEDRLVGIKSREIYEAPGAMVLLAAHKELENVTLEREQARFKRTISDRWTDTVYEGQWFSPLKKSLDAFIEDTQAYVSGDVRLSLHGGRATVTGRRSEQGLYDFNLATYDEGDSFDQSHARGFIELFGLTSKLAAARDEKFGNAVDLGTGDLAEGESSNG, from the coding sequence ATGACCAAAGACCGCGTAGTTCTCGCATACTCCGGAGGTTTGGACACCTCGGTGGCCATCGGCTGGATCGGTGAAGCCACGGGCGCCGAGGTCGTGGCCGTGGCCGTCGACGTGGGCCAGGGCGGGGAGGACCTCGAGGTCATCCGACAGCGGGCCCTCGACTGCGGCGCCGTCGAGGCCTACGTGGCCGACGCCCGCGACGAGTTCGCGAACGAGTACTGCATGCCGGCGCTCAAGGCGAACGCCCTGTACATGGACGCCTACCCGCTCGTGTCGGCGATCTCCCGCCCCGTCATCGTCAAGCACCTCGTGCGCGCCGCCCGCCAGTTCGGTGCGACGACCGTGGCGCACGGCTGCACCGGCAAGGGCAACGACCAGGTGCGCTTCGAGGTCGGCATCACCTCGCTCGCCCCCGACCTGTCGTGCATCGCCCCCGTGCGCGACCTCGCGCTCACGCGCGAGAAGGCCATCGCGTACGCCGAGCAGCACAGCCTTCCCATCGAGACCACCAAGTCGAACCCGTTCTCGATCGACCAGAACGTCTGGGGCCGGGCCATCGAGACCGGCTTCCTCGAGGACATCTGGAACGGCCCCACCAAGGACGTGTACAGCTACACCGACGACCCGGGCTTCCCGCCGGTCGAGGACGAGGTGGTCATCACCTTCGCCCGCGGCATCCCGGTCGCGATCGACGGCCGGGCCGTCACCCCGCTCCAGGCGATCCAGGAGCTCAACCGCCGCGGCGGCGCCCAGGGCGTTGGCCGGATCGACATCGTCGAGGACCGGCTCGTGGGCATCAAGTCCCGCGAGATCTACGAGGCCCCCGGCGCCATGGTGCTGCTCGCCGCCCACAAGGAGCTCGAGAACGTCACCCTCGAACGGGAGCAGGCCCGCTTCAAGCGCACGATCTCCGACCGGTGGACCGACACGGTCTACGAGGGCCAGTGGTTCTCCCCGCTGAAGAAGTCCCTCGACGCCTTCATCGAGGACACCCAGGCCTACGTCTCCGGCGACGTCCGCCTCAGCCTGCACGGCGGCCGCGCCACCGTGACCGGCCGGCGCAGCGAGCAGGGCCTGTACGACTTCAACCTCGCCACCTACGACGAGGGCGACAGCTTCGACCAGTCCCACGCCCGCGGCTTCATCGAGCTGTTCGGCCTCACCTCCAAGCTCGCCGCCGCCCGCGACGAGAAGTTCGGCAACGCCGTGGACCTCGGCACCGGCGACCTGGCCGAGGGCGAGTCCTCGAATGGCTGA